Within the Pan troglodytes isolate AG18354 chromosome 2, NHGRI_mPanTro3-v2.0_pri, whole genome shotgun sequence genome, the region TCATCACAAGTCCAAGGCCGTAAAGGTTAATTTTCTACAGAGCACTAAGCTCCAGTTTGGTCCATGATCACAAACTGTACCTTGGAATCTTGACCTGTCATCTTCAAACTAAGTGCTATGGCAATAAAATATGGGATATTAATATAAATCTACTACTTGGAACAATTCAAAGGATTGATAAGAAAGCTCAGTGACTCCAAATCATCAAGTCTATACATTTAAAGATAACCCAAATAtacctgtattagtttcctatttatTTGATAACAAATCACCAAAAGCTTAATgccctaaaacaacaaaaatatattatctatagGTTAGAAGTTTGACACAGGTCTCACAGGGCCAaaaccaaggtgtcagcaggactgtgttcctttctggaggttccagggaagaatccatttccttACCTTTTCTGGCTTCTGGAGGGCACTCAATTCCTTGACTTGTGACCCTTCTTCCCcctatcttcaaagccagtagTTGCATCTCCCTGACCATTCATCTGTAGCCACACCGCCCCCTGACTCTGAATTTTCCTGCTTCCTTCTTCTACTTTTCAAAACCCTTGTGATCACATTGAGCTCACATGGATAATACAAGCTGATCTCCCTACCTCAATAAAATGAGCCTTAGAGCCTTGGCACAGCTTTGAGCCACAGTCAGTTCCTGTTCAGCTACattaactgttttgtttttagtaggcGTTTTCAAAAGGTGATGTGACTCAAAGGTTGATTTGTATGAGAAATCAGTCATGATTGAATTGCATAACTATCTGTCCTCAAAGTCCATGTAAATAGATCtatgtaattataattaaaaacaataattgcaGATATATCAGAGGTCCTTTAGTCTTCTAATAGTTGAGTCTAGTAAGTCTCACCAAATTCCACACACAAGATTCTAACACATGTACATATGCATTTGTTACAGAATGCAATTTAGATACTATAGTAACCAAATTCAAGGTAATGGACAAAACTTAGTAATTTTCATTAAAGCTTTCTATTTCGGGCTTCTCCTGAATGTGCGTTTTAAATGACTAGGACATTAAAGGGATTGTTTCAGAAGAACTATCAGCACCTTTTTTATGTGTCATGTTCATCCAGACTATCCATCCAGATAATTGCTTTATTTCTGATATGTCTTCCAAGGTTGTTACCCCGTGTGGGATAGGCAATGAATTTAACTGTCTTTTGTCCCTAAAAGTTTTATAAGTTTTTATCTAACATATTCATGTAGTggaaaaaaactcacaaaagtgCTTTCAAGCACTCACAGTGGTGTCTAAGCCACTATTAATTGAAAAAGCTGCTGTATTTAAAAAAACTGCTAGTTCctgtgaaccaagatcatgccactgcactccagcctgggccaaaagtgcgagactccgtctccaaaaacaaacaaacaaacaaacaaaaactgctagttcctttaaaaacttaaaaaactacACTGGAACTCCAAAAACAGCTATGAATTAATAAATTTCTATGATtataaaactgataaattccACAGTAAGACAATTAAAGTGGCAATATTAATAGTATACCCTTTATTGAATACCTATGTGTCTGGCCCTTTGCTCATTTCATCCTTATAACCTGCAAGGTAAGTTAATCTTTTTACTGATAAAGAACTGGATGGCAAAGGCTAAGCAACTTGCCAAGCACCACAGAATTTGGTAAATGCTGGAGATTTGAAGTCCAGTGTGACTCAtttcaattctgtttttatttgctaatataGTTAAACATTTGAGTATATTctcatgtttccatttttatttaaaaaatgactcagAGTTTGAACATTTTAGTAGTGAAATTTTGTTCTCTggcattaaatatttcaaaactagCATTTGGTTAGGTAGAACACTGATGTAATTATGAGTCttactaaaatattttgcaaagatAATCAAGGTAAACAAATTTGTCATCAATTTTTAACTAGTTTAGGTAAAATGTTAATTACTTAAATTGAAACTTCAGGTCCTAGGACTTAGATAAGCAGATCCTTGAGTCCGATGCAAAAGGCATCATTCAAAGATAAATACATCAAAAGGCAGTAACTGAGGACTAACTTGAAAAGTTTGAAAGGTGAAAAAATAGTTCTctacatattttctgttttcaggaGATGAGTATGATGTATGTGCCATTTGTTTGGATGAGTATGAAGATGGAGACAAACTCAGAATCCTTCCCTGTTCCCATGGTATGAGTAATTACATACTGCTTTGAATTTACATATAGTAATTTATATTTAGGTTCCATATTCCAGGGGAAGAGATGGAAAATAGTTATTAGCACACCAGAAGCCAGGCCCTGTACTAATTAGTGGTCTCATTCAAGGATGGAGgtgtatttataaaaatttataaactttcaggccgggcatggtggctcaggcctgtgatcccagcactttgggaggccgaggcaggcagatcatgaggtcaggagatcgagaccatcctggctaacacagtgaaaccccgtctctactaaaaatacaaaaaattagctgggcgtggtggcgggcgcctgtagtccccagctactagggaggctgaggcaggacaatggtgtgaacccaggaggcagaggttacagtgagctgagatcgtgccactgcactccagcctgggtgacagagcaagactccatctccaaaaaaaataaaaataaaaataaaaaataaactttcttcccGTCCCTACATGATACATACAGAACACTGAATAAATATGGCAAGagattaaatataaaagtatcaACCGCAGCATACTAACTAAAGATGTATATTTTGCTTCAACAGCTTATCACTGCAAGTGTGTAGACCCTTGGCTaactaaaaccaaaaaaacctgtCCAGTGTGCAAGCAAAAAGTTGTTCCTTCTCAAGGCGATTCAGACTCTGACACAGACAGTagtcaagaagaaaatgaagtgacAGAACATACCCCTTTACTGAGACCTTTAGCTTCTGTCAGTGCCCAGTCATTTGGGGCTTTATCGGAATCCCGCTCACATCAGAACATGACAGAATCTTCAGACTATGAGGAAGACGACAATGAAGATACTGACAGTAGTGatgcagaaaatgaaattaatgaaCATGATGTCGTGGTCCAGTTGCAGCCTAATGGTGAACGGGATTACAACATAGCAAATACTGTTTGACTTTCAGAAGATGATTGGTTTATTTCCCTTTAAAATGTTTAGGTATATACTGTAATTTGATTTTTTGCTCCCTTCAAAGATTTCTgtagaaataacttattttttagtATTCTACAGTTTAATCAAATTACTGAAACAGGACTTTTGATCTGGTATTTATCTGCAAGAATATACTTCATTCACTAATAATAGACTGGTGCTGTAACTCAAGCATCAATTCAGCTCTTCTTTTGGAATGAAAGTATagccaaaacataaaaaaaaaaaaaaaatcctcagtatAGCTTGCAATTAAGACCTAGATCACAGTATTTAAGTGTTTTGCGTTTTATACATGAGGTCAGTGCTACAGCCACCTAGCATGAACTAACCCAGCTTCCACCTCCATAAAGTTACCTAAAGTTGTTGAGTTGGAATATGTTCTGGCATTTACCTGACCTGCCAATCATTAGGGAGAGGCAACAAGGTAATTCAGCCTTTCCTCCTATCAGCACAAAGAAACTCAAAGctgttttttccctttctgttccAAAGCAGTCTTATCCTGACAGGAGCGGTCTATACTAGTGCAgatttcaacacttttttttaacGTTTTAATTACTATAGTGTTATGTAGAGATCTGATTGAGCAGCTAATGTTTCTGAACTTTACTTACTAATTTTCAGTGTCCTTAAGGGTTCTGTAGTGTtatcaaagcaaaaagaaaatgctgcATAAAAATACCAAACTTCAGCAACTGTTAATACTCAGATCATATACCTCTTAATAAATAGCATCTTATGCTAATTAGCCCTGCTAAACTATGTACAGAGGAAACTGTTCAAGTATTGGATTTGAAAGTAAGTGACTTACGTTTAACAGAACTAATGATGTATTGAAACACTGTATTATGAAAAGCTAAATTATACATCATTGTAACTATGTAGAAAGTGTAGACTAATGTATAATCAAAATGCTAAGGATTTTTATATGGCCTTGTATGAGGGGAGTTTGAATGTTAATAAACGTTTTCCACTTTAAGATCCAGTAAATGTCTGTTCTACTGTAGTATTACTTACCGTATTAGCCTTATTTTTATATATCCTATAAAGTGATAATGACTGAGGTCAGAGAAATCACATCACCTTAGGACTTTATACAAGGTAACTGACCATTCACATGCAGTTAGTTAGGTAATAGCCCAAAAAGTTTAGACTGCTgccaaaattattccaaaaataaaCAGTGTACATTTTGGTACCCTGTTGTAAATTATGGTATATCGAGGGAAAATTTCACTTTccaaattgccttttaaaaaataatgttcataatcaggaaaaaattaaataggtATTTCTACTTTGGAAAATAAACGGTTGAATTCAGCATCAGCTATCTGATACCTCATCCCTCTTCcccttttttataaaaaattaaagaaccaCAGGCCTGAGAAACAGGACATCAAAGGTTACCACGGTAGTTAAGCAGAGTTTGGAATTTGACATAATTGTATGGCCCTAACCTTTTTAAACCTGCTTGGTCATTTGCATAATTTTCATTTAACCTAAGTGAGGGTGTGAGGACAAAACATTGAGCTCAGTATCTGGCACATCAATGCGCAATAAGTAATAGccttcaaaataattattaaataaaaacaaacctaaaacaatattttaaaataggaaaagggaaaaaagtaaaaagtcacGGTAATGGTTAAGTATGTATTAGATGTTATATTCCCTCAGTCTTTAATCCAAAGTTTAGAATAAGGACCTGGTCCCTTTATGTTACgagttttatggaaaaaaaaatttttttttgaaattccaaataattactttaactgtaaaaaaaatctaCGAAGTGTCTTATTTAGCAGCACTGGCTAGGGCTGTTACTAGGTTCTGTGAATGTTCACttgaaatgttctgtaatttCATGGTATAGCTTTTCAAACAGGACAGTAGGtacaattaaaatacaatttctatttaaaaaacatttaaaaccttCTTGATTACAAAAGTAATATTAACACTAGAAATCAAAATATAGTCACCTGGAAACTTTCACTCCAGAGATAAATTTATCTTAATATATTGCCTTCacaaatacatgtatattaaTACTGTATGTATGTGCACTGTCATGTGACATGTTTATATCCTTATATTATTAACATTCATTGGTAAGCATTCTTATGTCATTCTTCAATGACTATTTTGTCCTATGGACTTAAAATCATTTATTCAAACCATACCCCTTAAAAAGCtgaactttgtagatattttccaaGTTTGGATGTCATAAGTAATGCAGCATGATGGACATTCTGGTATACAAATTTGTATAGCTTCATTTCCATATGCTAAATTCCTATAACTAAGTACAAAGCAAAGTACGCATGTATATATTTCCCTAAGTATTTTTCTAATGAAATTGTGGGTAGAAAGCCAATGAATAGTTTCATTATATACTATTTTAGTGATACACTCACCCTTTACCACCTTCTCTACCCCCAACCTCCTctctgaacacacacatacacactgccCCCTCACCTACTTACAGATTTGTTTCAGAATTTTGGTCACTGCCTTCTATAATTGGTTACCCTAATAGTTCTTTACATGTAAAGTGTGAATGTGTATTATTGTAAAATCTCAAATCATCACAACTCAACCACCAAATTTTCATTTGCCCCGTCTTTTGGCCTTAACAGGTCAAGAAACTGATACCAggtttttattatagttttacaATTTCTAGGTTATGTCCAACTACCAAAATAGCCCCAAATCCTTTATCTCCCATATTTGTACATCCCTGTGTATGTACAACCATATTCACAACCAGTGCCTGACAactagtcaaagaaaaaaaaactttcattatGCATAGTATATTTTAAGACAGGTTAATTCCTATTCCCTAACCCATTGTTTCTCAAAAGGTAGCATATACACCACTTAAAATGAATCAGACTGACTCAGTGATTGTTTCTGAAAAGGGATTCCTGGGCTTATGGACTCTCCATCTCCAGAGTGGAACCCCAGAGTCCATAGTCTGCCTTACAACCAGCTCCCCAGTTTTACTGAGACCCCCTAACTTTTGAGCACCCCTGGCTCTAAGCGTCCGCTTGACAGTTGTTGGTAATAATGATTTATGTAAATAGCcctaaatttacatatttatcaaACTTCAATATATATCAGGGATTTTATGGCCTCTGGATTTAAACCTATTACATAGCCATGGTCAACATGTCACTACAAAgccaaaaaatgcaaaagcatCCCAATTATCTTATATGCTGCCTAAGGAATGTCTTCTGCTCTTATGTGGGAGGGCCCCAGCTGGCTGACTTCAGCCTGCCAACACAGCTTCCAAATCTAAAGTCATATGACATTTCAACACAGAAAAAACCACAATAGTGCAGAAACCCTTCTTGGTATTCCCTTTACTGTTTATTAGATTTCACATCTAGAAACCAGCAAGAAGAGGAAAATACTTATTTTCTAGCAGATAAGTCAGTTGCTTCTCACATACTCGTGAAGATGAGCCTGAAATGACTAAAAGCTATGTGTAACAGATCAAAGCCCATTAAAAAGAAATTCCCAGGCACTAATTTTATCTGTAATATTACTTGAAGTAGGCCATCACCTAATATTGCTAAAGTTTTATGCTTGCAGCAGACTTTGGCCTATTCTGTGTATTCccactttgtcaaaaatcaactttTAACAGTTTATATAAACAATGTATATAAACAACAGGAGCCTAGAGTATTTGGTTGgaataaatttatttcatctGTCTGTAAACAAGGTGTTTAATAGTtatggcatttttttaaatgcatattaaatCAGATGAGTTAGACTGTATCCCAGATGTAACAAAGTGCAgggaaagaaatggacaaatcagcaacaagatttgtttttaaatctgtaCATTATCCACAAGGCCCAAACAATAGAAGCAAATACTAGAATGTCCCTAAAGTAGTGCCATTCGAAAGAAACCCTTAATAGGTCAGTTAAAATCCATCTCACAATAGCAACAGTTCATTTTAACAATAGTATGGCACAgaatacatatgaaaaaaattcatcACAAGACAGCCAAGTCCACAATAATgcaacttcatataaaaactcaAGCTGCAAATAAAAATTGGTCCTATGAAGAACAAACTGGACACACTCCAGATGGTTATGTTGGGATACCTAATGTCCATAATGGCAGCCTTTTACAATTTTACTAAAGAGTAGAGCTGGTgtgcaaagaaaaaggaagaaaaatctgaGCTATTGCAATGATGGAATGTCCCTGGGGATTCAATCAGTATGGTTACTGTAAGGTCATGGGAGGAAGTGCTTTTTGCTCTTGTTTTGCCATTGCACTCTTCATATGTCCTGTAGACACTATGAATAAAGGTTTGTCTCTACTCAAGTGCAACAACAATACTAAAAGCAAACTACTGCAGCTCTCAATAGCTCATCAACAAAAGGGATTTTAATTGGTTAAAAAAAACAGGCACTGCATAAAAAAAGATGGAAGCAAACCAAATGCCTATGTGCGAAGGGAGGGGCGGGGGGGCGGGAAAAAGAGAAGAGTGAAGGAATGATGCATGCACTTTTTCCTCCCAACCATGCGCTACAAAAGGAAGACTAAATGAGCCAAGTAAATGCTCAAAGTGCTGAAAAGACACTGATCAGAGATTGTACAACCGGCACCTTGCttaatattaacttattttaGTAATCAATATCCCATTAATTGCTAAGACAAAGTGATGCCCAACTTGGCATGCCCCCTCCCCCCAATTTCAAGGTATCATGCAAATCATTATTGTGCTGCAATTATGTTGCCAGATAAGGGTTGGTTACATACAGTGGTTAACATACAAATGATCCATTGGGCAAACAGGAATCATGACATTAGAAAATAGGTAAAGAAAAATTAGCTACCATCTATAGTTTGGTAGCATTGTGACCATAATTAGGGTTGTTGATGAAGACAGTTGCTAGGTAGATGGGGAGAGGCTGCTTACACATCAGACCTCCTCAGGTATAAAGCGAGTTCATATGCTTTCTTGTTAAGTGTGCCTCCGTGGACACCTTCCTTTCCCATGACTATAACCAATGCTGGAGTacacaaggaaacaaaacaaaagtgaacAGAATTATTTTGGGGGGGGAGGGCAGAAAGAAAGAGACCTTTCCCCACCAACAGAGGGATACAAAGGAGACACAGGTTCATACCCCATCACCCTGCATTGCTAATAAAATTTCCAGAATTAAGACTTAAGCTTACAGCTAGGAAAGTTTAAGAGCAATTTTCCCCTAATACTTAACAGTCTGCCTAGCAGCTAGAACCCAGAGTCTCTCAAGTATTTTGCCATTGAGTATGCCTTCTTATTCAATCCGCCTCCATGGACCCCTTCTTTTCCCATTACAAAGACCAAgactgaaagagaaagaagaaaagtgtttcaaaagaaGTGTTAATCAAGAAAGTCACATAAGTTTTAGCAGACAGAACCCGGATTAATAAGTTAACATTAAGTTAGTTTTCCATGAACTGCCAAGCACTGAAGTCAAGTAGGTTTCCAAAAAGAACTTTCAAACTAGTAATATACTAAACAGAAAATAGTAAACTTGACTGCATCTTGGAAGCCAATCAATGCAAGCAAAAGTTCTATACAACTATCTTTACActagctacagaaaaaaaaaagtgatcattTGTCTTCTATTTTAGGGCAAAAAAATTCTGGCTGATGTCAAGTACATGTTATTACTTGCCCCCAAAATATAAACTTAATAAACCTGGGGAGTTACTTACTTACAAACTCTCCCCAAATTTTAACATGCTTGATAAGTTTAAACTATTAAGTTTTACCAGTGAGGCTAAATGTATCTATTATTTCCAGAGGAAAATGAAGATCAAATTTTAAGTAGCATACTCAGTATCATTCAGAAAAGgccaaattaaattatttaaggtGTTTGCTTACTGATAACTTCACCGTAGTAGCCTTGTTTTTAATTGCGTCTAAGAAAATAGGTTTACGATTTCTAATTGCTCTTCTATGATGCAATTCAAAGGTGTATAAcccaaaatatatgtatatgtcaaaTTTTATATTCACTACCACTAGATGTCAGTAGTGCTGTATCGTATAAAATATTCTGGTTTTTTGTCTTGTGTTTGACGCTTCTTTTCAGCGTATAGTGCAGCTAAGGTTTAAAGAGATTTGTCACTATTTCAAAGTCAtctaattttcttataaatactTATAAACATCAACTCACACCAGAATACGAGTAACTTTTAGGATAATCACAGGGAGCTGGTAGAGCCATAGCATTAATTATAACTCACAGCAGCTTCAACTCCCCTCACATGGTAGAGCTGTTATTAAAATTAGATGTGCCAAGTCAGCTATGTGAGGCTACAGAAGCACTCTCTATTTACAAAATATTCGTATGCGTTAAcacattaaaatgtatttgtaaatcAATTAGATGTCATAATAAAACTCAAtttcaaaagtttattttgaaaaagtaggGAGACTTCTTTAGTGCAATTAAGAGTTTCTATAATGCTGACAACAGTCTGGAGACACCTGAATTTCTGGACCAAGTATACAAACTAAATGTAATTTCCTACTTTTCAAATCTAAGTCTCAGACAcaatctttgaaaatatttcagtgaATGGACAACTTACTCCAAAATCCTCATCTAATTATCTTTTCCCCAGCAAAGTTCCTAACTGAAAAATGAACGGAtgttaatttttccttctttatgctgAGTAGTGAAATGGTTAGAatacaagcaagaaaaaaaagaaaagagatccaAAGGTCAAACACACACCAAAAGGGACTAAAATAACCAAGTGATTCGAACAATTTAACAATCTGAAACACCACAGGATTATGATTTGACATGTCAAGCAGTTTAAGAGACTTTTAAGTTTAATAAAGCTGAAAGTGAGTTCATACGAATATTCTATCTTAGAAACAAAATCAGGATCTAAGAGGCCAGGTTGTAGATGCTGTAGAGTAGGTACAACTAAAGCAGTGCTTCTCCATAGTGCTGGGCAGTTCACAAAAACCACCTTAATAGCCATTATGGACTAACTTTtattcaaaatgttaaaagaaactGCTTAATAAGTTGTAATGTGGCATGCAACTTTAACCAAAAGAATGCCTTACTCACCTCTACCAGCTCTGCCGACAGCCACATTGTATGTTGGCTCCCCACCTTGACTCTTTGTCCGGATGTCCATTGTGCAGTCACCATCGACGTATAGACTATCTCTGATCACTGAGCACTTCTTCGCGCCAAGAGTCAAACCGTTGGTAAAGAAACCTTCCCGGTCTTTTCCTACAATCATATCTATTTCTATTGGCTGCcccccaccaaaaagaaaaaaaaaacaaacacacattaAGTTGTAGTTAATTCCTTTTAGGGCTTGATGTAACAGGAAAGGCTGTATGCTAGGCTTATACTACCACTGCCAGATAGCCACATTTCACTAATGTAAAACCAAGATTCAGTCTTTTCTAAATAATTACTTAATCCTATATAATCACATATTTTACATGAGTTGATTTGACTTCAGTTAATGGTGTCGTCTCTTAACCAAGACCAGCCTATACAAAGAAACTGTAAAGAGTTGACAGTTGACACTAGACAAAGTGCAAACTTAAAAGAGTTATTTATAAACTGTATTAAGTCAGCTGGTGCCTGAAAGTGTTCACGTAATGGTAAAAATTCAGCTATCAACTCTGAACAAAGCTGGTCTATCATATTCAGTCCCATTACAGTAAATCATGTTTCATCAAATTTAAAGTTGCTTCAAAGTCTCCCAAAATAAAGCCTGTTCTTTGATGTGTTCACTTCTCTGCTTAGAATAACTAGAAATATACGTGATGAGATGGACTTCAACCCCTGGACATCAGTGCTTTTCCAAATTCATATTTCCCTCCTATTTTTCTAGCCACGACTCCCGTTTCTTTCcaacttcccttcccctcccatctCAGTAATCAGTTTTCTTTCTGGGCAAACGCAAAGTGGATTCTGTCTACAGCACTGCGGTAGGCAatagtaaaacagaaaaaatggagGGAGATTGGGAAAGAAACTGAGGTAGCCACCAGAACCGGAAAGGAGAAAACGTGCATTCTAACATTCCATGAATAAGAAGGAAGGCGTCGCCCCCATCAGAACTGCAGAGTCATAGCAGGCCCCAGCCATTTCCAAGCACACTCCCGCAATCTTCCTAGTCAGACAGCGGGAACTCACACACAAAGACAAGAGGACTGCAGGAAAAAAGTTGATGACCAGATGCCAATTCCCTACAAGAATTGTAGTCCACTGCGGGTATACGAGACCTTAAAGTACTACTATCAAGGACTGAGTTCTAAAGTTAGACTTTAAACCATGTTAAGTGGTAAAAGAATAATTAGCACCCTTAATAGGGGACCTGAATTTTGGTGTTTAATGGAAAGGGAGCGTGGTgctaagaaataaagagaatggtCTCGTATTTAATACAATTATCATAATTTTAGAAACAGCCTTGGGCAGAAACAGGCAAAACAATAAGCTGGAGGTTTTGTGGCAAATATTCGCCAAACATATTGCAACCAACTCAAAACCATCAAGTCTCAAGAAAATCAGGCAATGTGAAGCATAAAACTGCATTAGTTCCTTTACTGCCACCACTAAAGAGGGAGGGACTTAGAGAAGTGAAGTGTGCTCCTGGTCTTCGCAGATAATTGAAAGCCCCCGAAAAGCACCCCTTTTTTGAGCTATGTTGCATAACTGGGGATAACCGTATATCGATGAATCTCCATATGAGGAGAGAAATCAATGGCAGTTCGCCATcttggagaatttaaaaaaaaaaaaaaaacaacctataGAGCTAGAGCTGAAGTCGAGATTCACGAATCCACCTACGCGGTCGGCGTACATCTCTCGCAAGCCCCAGAGGCCTGGACATCGGTAAACCTACGCAAAGTCGCTTCGAGAATCCCGGGGGCCGGGCCGGGGCCGCCGCCTCCCACAGCCGGAGGCGCGGGAGGCGCGCTGTCCGCGGAGCAAGAGCCGGCCAGAGAGCCTAGGGACCTCCACCCGGGGCCCGCGCGCCCCAGCCCGGATCCCCGACCCCCGCTTCCACCCCAGGACGTGCATAGCAAACCTCAGGGCTTCAAGAGAACCTAGGGGAACCGCACTAGGAGGAGAAAAGGAACCCCTCCCCTTGCCCTGGCCGGTGCgtgccccctcccccaacccggGCACCTGGACCGACGCTGGGAACGCCCGGCCAGGGCCAGCGAGGAGTCCGGCCGCCGCCCCCAGCCTGTCAGCGCAGCCCCGGGTGAGGGGGCGTCCCCGGGCCTCGGCCTCCCCGCCCGCCCGGCAGCCGCA harbors:
- the PFN2 gene encoding profilin-2 isoform X3 is translated as MAGWQSYVDNLMCDGCCQEAAIVGYCDAKYVWAATAGGVFQSITPIEIDMIVGKDREGFFTNGLTLGAKKCSVIRDSLYVDGDCTMDIRTKSQGGEPTYNVAVGRAGRDKLQLYPKPF
- the RNF13 gene encoding E3 ubiquitin-protein ligase RNF13 isoform X3, encoding MLILMTSLAWDPTTVSTVEVLKKIDIPSVFIGESSANSLKDEFTYEKGGHLILVPEFSLPLEYYLIPFLIIVGICLILIVIFMITKFVQDRHRARRNRLRKDQLKKLPVHKFKKGDEYDVCAICLDEYEDGDKLRILPCSHAYHCKCVDPWLTKTKKTCPVCKQKVVPSQGDSDSDTDSSQEENEVTEHTPLLRPLASVSAQSFGALSESRSHQNMTESSDYEEDDNEDTDSSDAENEINEHDVVVQLQPNGERDYNIANTV
- the PFN2 gene encoding profilin-2 isoform X1, with the translated sequence MAGWQSYVDNLMCDGCCQEAAIVGYCDAKYVWAATAGGVFQSITPIEIDMIVGKDREGFFTNGLTLGAKKCSVIRDSLYVDGDCTMDIRTKSQGGEPTYNVAVGRAGRVLVFVMGKEGVHGGGLNKKAYSMAKYLRDSGF
- the PFN2 gene encoding profilin-2 isoform X2 — encoded protein: MAGWQSYVDNLMCDGCCQEAAIVGYCDAKYVWAATAGGVFQSITPIEIDMIVGKDREGFFTNGLTLGAKKCSVIRDSLYVDGDCTMDIRTKSQGGEPTYNVAVGRAGRALVIVMGKEGVHGGTLNKKAYELALYLRRSDV